One genomic window of Halorubrum hochsteinianum includes the following:
- a CDS encoding ABC transporter substrate-binding protein: MYRNGRISERSRRELLAATTGVAAVGLAGCLGSDAEQTADSRTPLSERTLRYGGVMALSGGLGSVGKPIADAVELPGRQLEASDVEAGVEWRIEDSETTARGGIDAMRTLVDAGYPAVAGPLGSDVTLQAVQQASIPAEVVNCSPASTTPTLSILNDRGFSYRTAPDDSLQAVVAAGLAADEHGASSAATLYIAGDYGRQLSGAFATSFDGEVQRQVSFSDAYEEPLATALADDPDLLFVIGYPEDGVEIFTHYYDGRAGDETVFTTDGMMDPSLPEQVGEPMSNVYGTAPSSNGPGYDAFAERYESEYGRSPGIFTANGYDAAAVLLLANAAAGENDGGAIREQMRAVASEGGTEVTPETLAEGVRRAAAGDPVEYRGASSEVVFDENGDVSGIDYEYFRYDADGISVIETVSPEVEA, encoded by the coding sequence ATGTATCGCAACGGGCGGATCTCGGAACGCAGCCGCCGCGAGCTGTTGGCCGCGACGACCGGCGTCGCGGCCGTCGGGCTCGCCGGCTGTCTCGGATCGGACGCCGAACAGACCGCGGACAGCCGGACGCCACTCTCGGAGCGAACGCTCCGGTACGGCGGGGTGATGGCGCTCTCGGGCGGACTGGGATCGGTCGGGAAACCGATCGCCGACGCGGTCGAGCTCCCGGGGAGACAGCTCGAGGCGTCGGACGTCGAAGCCGGCGTCGAGTGGCGGATCGAGGACTCGGAGACGACCGCCCGCGGCGGGATCGACGCGATGCGGACGCTCGTCGACGCGGGGTACCCGGCGGTCGCCGGGCCGCTCGGCTCCGACGTGACGCTTCAGGCCGTCCAGCAGGCCTCCATCCCCGCGGAGGTCGTCAACTGCTCGCCCGCGAGCACGACCCCGACGCTCTCCATCCTCAACGACCGCGGGTTCAGCTACCGGACCGCGCCCGACGACTCGCTGCAGGCGGTCGTCGCCGCCGGCCTCGCGGCCGACGAGCACGGCGCCTCCTCGGCGGCGACCCTCTACATCGCGGGCGACTACGGTCGGCAGCTCTCCGGCGCGTTCGCCACGTCGTTCGACGGCGAGGTACAGCGACAGGTCTCCTTCTCGGACGCCTACGAGGAGCCGCTCGCGACCGCGCTCGCCGACGATCCCGACCTGCTCTTCGTGATCGGCTACCCGGAGGACGGCGTCGAGATCTTCACCCACTACTACGACGGCCGCGCCGGCGACGAGACCGTGTTCACCACCGACGGGATGATGGACCCCTCGCTCCCGGAGCAGGTGGGCGAGCCGATGTCGAACGTGTACGGGACCGCGCCGTCCTCGAACGGACCGGGCTACGACGCCTTCGCCGAGCGCTACGAGTCCGAGTACGGTCGCTCCCCCGGGATCTTCACCGCGAACGGGTACGACGCCGCCGCGGTGCTCCTCCTCGCGAACGCGGCCGCGGGCGAGAACGACGGAGGGGCGATCCGCGAGCAGATGCGCGCCGTCGCCTCCGAGGGCGGCACCGAGGTCACGCCCGAGACCCTCGCGGAGGGGGTCCGCCGGGCGGCCGCCGGCGACCCGGTCGAGTACCGGGGCGCGTCGAGCGAGGTCGTCTTCGACGAGAACGGCGACGTCTCCGGGATCGACTACGAGTACTTCAGGTACGACGCCGACGGGATCAGCGTCATCGAGACGGTCTCCCCGGAGGTGGAGGCATGA